In Lutra lutra chromosome 6, mLutLut1.2, whole genome shotgun sequence, the following are encoded in one genomic region:
- the DACT2 gene encoding dapper homolog 2, translated as MWAPSCPPGPAGWDRRRVGARLRAALAGLRELQGLRATQQARVRGALAMQSPPGPAAPQGPARPEHPRGPRAHELRLEAALAALQEQLNRLRRQDVGLKTHLEQLDRQISELQLDVSGPCGRAADGDSRPSSGFYELSDGGSCSLSASRTSVCSDRVYSSLGTLQPADPTARPDAGDSRPRSADETTVHGAPLPAWRPLATEEGVSRPRPVSTGDLERVLPSELVLQKASADPKSTSVLCPGMDLPAPVLDPKYQCDLVSKGGREVYPYPSPLHAVALQSPLFALHKEALPSPGHSPPSEPLHSPAALDSLQTRPVLEAGPAAAYIDRLLRLRGRGIPLRGSVSEQGPPRREVPLSPPVLGGQRAEREGGLDKLVCTPERAGMGGMAQRGNTSRDGLEQRGPELLTATPHPRSLPEEGPEPQNGCVRGETTWGSPPLGRGPAQSPHLQALSCQDGTVLLPTRKGGRESPALAPGLCAHPPLADRGASLLGLNTGHPKTKAVKVKKGATDKVQPSPGRALAAPLLPPEWGQGLGRRPMPAGAVPSRSCSEPRLYPVPLLVPLLVTRREGRRAPAQALFPSEVAAGGQVQEKQRRWLSSVEVAGSLGPPRPAVSRARGPQPVCARARPRLPRQDARVRSESEGSEPSAKGASLLYSAVAETSEDGASDHTASRFGDRESSSSDSEVRAWPRACPPQPSRAPGTRRSPLPPMPKLCRIKASKALKRKIRRFQPAALRVMTMV; from the exons ATGTGGGCGCCGAGCTGCCCGCCGGGGCCCGCGGGCTGGGACCGCCGCAGGGTGGGCGCCCGGCTGCGCGCGGCGCTCGCGGGGCTTCGGGAGCTGCAGGGGCTGCGCGCCACACAGCAGGCGCGCGTGCGGGGCGCCCTGGCCATGCAGTCCCCGCCGGGCCCCGCCGCCCCCCAAGGCCCCGCGCGCCCCGAGCACCCCCGCGGCCCCCGCGCGCACGAGCTGCGGTTGGAGGCGGCGCTGGCGGCGCTGCAGGAGCAGCTG AACCGCTTACGACGCCAGGACGTCGGCCTGAAGACCCACTTGGAGCAGCTGGACCGGCAGATCAGTGAGCTACAGCTGGACGTGAGCGGACCCTGCGGCAGGGCGGCCGACGGCGACAGCAGGCCCAGCTCAG GCTTCTACGAGCTGAGTGACGGCGGCTCCTGCTCCCTGTCCGCATCCCGCACATCCGTGTGTAGTGACCGCGTGTACTCCTCCCTGGGCACTTTGCAGCCAGCCGACCCCACGGCCAGGCCCGACGCGGGGGACAGCCGGCCCCGGTCGGCCGACGAGACCACTGTGCACGGAGCGCCCCTGCCTGCCTGGAGACCCCTGGCCACAGAGGAGGGCGTGTCCCGGCCCAGGCCAGTGTCTACAG GTGATCTTGAGAGAGTCCTGCCGTCTGAGCTGGTGCTCCAGAAAGCCAGTGCAGACCCCAAGTCCACTTCCGTTCTCTGCCCCGGGATGGACCTCCCAGCCCCCGTGCTGGACCCCAAGTACCAGTGTGACCTGGTGtccaagggaggcagggaggtgtaCCCGTACCCCAGCCCCCTGCACGCTGTGGCTCTGCAGAGCCCTCTCTTCGCTCTCCACAAGGAGGCCCTGCCAAGTCCGGGCCACTCGCCCCCCAGCGAGCCCCTTCACAGCCCAGCGGCCCTGGACTCCCTCCAGACCAGACCTGTCCTTGAGGCTGGCCCAGCTGCGGCCTATATAGACAGGCTGCTGAGGCTGCGAGGCCGAGGGATCCCCCTGAGGGGCAGCGTgagtgagcagggacccccaagACGTGAGGTGCCCCTATCCCCGCCTGTGCTTGGTggccagagagcagagagggaaggtggCCTGGACAAGCTGGTGTGCACCCCAGAGAGAGCAGGGATGGGTGGGATGGCTCAGAGGGGGAACACCAGCAGGGATGGCCTTGAGCAGCGGGGACCTGAGCTCCTCACAGCCACCCCTCACCCCAGGAGCCTTCCAGAGGAGGGACCTGAACCCCAGAATGGCTGCGTCCGTGGGGAGACTACATGGGGCTCCCCTCCGCTGGGGCGTGGGCCAGCCCAGTCTCCCCACCTACAGGCTCTCAGCTGCCAGGACGGCACAGTCTTGTTGCCCAccaggaaggggggcagggagagccccGCGCTGGCCCCAGGCCTCTGTGCCCACCCCCCGCTTGCTGACCGTGGGGCTTCCCTCTTGGGGCTGAACACAGGCCACCCCAAGACAAAGGCTGTGAAGGTCAAGAAAGGGGCCACCGACAAGGTCCAGCCATCCCCCGGGAGGGCCCTCGCAGCCCCCCTGCTCCCCCCCGAGTGGGGACAGGGTCTCGGGAGGAGGCCCATGCCGGCAGGGGCAGTGCCTAGCCGGTCCTGCTCTGAGCCCAGACTCTACCCCGTGCCCCTCCTGGTGCCCCTGCTGGTGACCCGACGGGAGGGTCGCCGGGCCCCCGCGCAGGCCTTGTTCCCCTCGGAAGTGGCGGCTGGTGGGCAGGTGCAGGAGAAGCAGCGGAGGTGGCTGTCCTCCGTGGAGGTCGCGGGCAGCCTGGGGCCCCCCAGGCCAGCAGTGAGCCGAGCCAGGGGCCCGCAGCCGGTGTGTgcccgggccaggcccaggctgcCCCGTCAGGATGCCCGGGTCAGGAGTGAGTCAGAGGGCTCCGAGCCCTCGGCTAAGGGTGCCTCCCTGCTCTACTCCGCGGTGGCCGAGACCAGCGAGGACGGGGCCAGCGACCACACCGCCAGCCGCTTTGGAGACCGGGAGTCCAGCAGCAGTGACTCAGAAGTCAGGGCCTGGCCTCGGGCGTGTCCCCCGCAGCCCTCGAGGGCCCCAGGCACCCGCAGGTCACCCCTGCCCCCGATGCCCAAGCTGTGTCGCATCAAGGCCTCCAAGGCCCTGAAGAGAAAGATCCGAAGGTTCCAGCCGGCGGCGCTCAGGGTCATGACCATGGTGTGA